The following are from one region of the Rhizobium sullae genome:
- the rpiA gene encoding ribose-5-phosphate isomerase RpiA: MDAREMKIKAAEAALAHVESGMRLGIGTGSTAEEFVRLLAEKVAGGLKVEGVPTSERTARLCVELGVPLKSLDELPELDLTVDGADEVDAALRLVKGGGGALLREKIVAAASDRVIVIADETKLVETLGRFPLPIEVNPFGLVSTRIAIERKAAKLGLTGSLTLRQSGDGEFTTDGGHYIIDASFGRIPDAEALSGELNSIPGVVEHGLFLNMASLAIIAGPAGARTLQANR; the protein is encoded by the coding sequence ATGGACGCCCGCGAAATGAAGATCAAGGCTGCCGAGGCGGCACTCGCCCATGTCGAGAGCGGAATGCGCCTCGGGATCGGGACGGGAAGTACGGCGGAGGAATTCGTCCGCCTGCTTGCTGAGAAGGTTGCGGGCGGCCTCAAGGTCGAGGGGGTTCCGACGTCGGAGCGCACGGCGCGGCTTTGCGTCGAGCTCGGCGTGCCGCTGAAATCGCTCGACGAACTTCCCGAACTCGACCTGACGGTCGACGGCGCCGACGAGGTCGATGCGGCGCTGCGCCTGGTCAAGGGCGGCGGCGGGGCATTGCTGCGCGAAAAGATCGTCGCGGCGGCTTCGGACCGCGTGATCGTGATTGCCGACGAAACGAAGCTGGTCGAGACGCTCGGCCGCTTTCCGCTGCCGATCGAAGTCAATCCCTTCGGCCTTGTATCCACGCGCATCGCGATCGAAAGGAAGGCCGCGAAGCTCGGCCTTACGGGCAGCCTGACGCTGCGCCAATCCGGTGACGGAGAGTTTACGACGGACGGCGGCCACTACATCATCGACGCATCTTTTGGCCGCATTCCTGATGCAGAGGCGCTTTCGGGCGAGCTGAATTCGATACCCGGCGTCGTTGAGCACGGGCTTTTTCTCAATATGGCGTCACTTGCGATCATCGCCGGTCCAGCGGGTGCGCGCACGCTGCAGGCGAACAGATAA
- a CDS encoding DUF2059 domain-containing protein, with protein sequence MKKFAGLGRFAAATVILSGIAFGSAAQAQEISDEQMKAARAAVAAIGATAQFDNILPGLAERLKAGLIQDSPNYEDVISATVDAQALALAPRRADLEKEAATNYAKAFTLEELKAIADFYSSPVGKKLLTDGPIASRETNRAADIWAQGIARDLQKNASTELSKVIKVEPAPQSAPAGEQQPANTPAPAAKP encoded by the coding sequence ATGAAGAAATTTGCAGGTCTTGGCCGTTTTGCCGCCGCGACGGTTATTCTCTCCGGCATCGCTTTCGGCTCGGCTGCGCAGGCGCAGGAAATTTCCGACGAGCAGATGAAGGCCGCGCGCGCAGCCGTGGCCGCGATCGGCGCAACGGCGCAGTTCGACAACATCTTGCCGGGCCTCGCCGAACGCCTGAAGGCCGGCCTCATCCAGGATTCGCCGAACTACGAGGACGTGATCAGCGCCACCGTCGACGCGCAGGCGCTTGCGCTTGCACCGCGCCGCGCCGATCTCGAGAAGGAAGCAGCAACGAACTATGCGAAGGCTTTCACGCTTGAAGAGCTGAAGGCCATCGCCGACTTCTACAGCTCGCCTGTCGGCAAGAAGCTTCTGACGGACGGCCCCATCGCATCGCGCGAGACGAACAGGGCGGCCGATATCTGGGCGCAGGGCATCGCCCGCGATCTCCAGAAGAACGCCAGCACCGAGCTCAGCAAAGTCATCAAGGTCGAGCCGGCACCGCAAAGCGCGCCCGCGGGCGAACAGCAGCCTGCCAATACGCCGGCTCCGGCTGCAAAGCCCTGA
- the gor gene encoding glutathione-disulfide reductase, with protein sequence MSSYDYDLFVIGGGSGGVRSARVAASLGKKVAIAEEYRYGGTCVIRGCVPKKLFVYASQYHEHFEDAAGFGWTVGESAFDWKKLIAAKDAEIARLEGLYKKGLSGANAEILETRAELVDAHTIRLVKTGKIVTAKTIVIATGGRPNPHAALPGHELCISSNEAFHLEELPKAIVIAGGGYIAVEFANIFHGLGVETTLVYRGAEILSRFDQDLRRGLHEAMVAKGIRILCHDTLEMVSKGADGLVIETLNNGTLNAGVVLLALGRDPNTEGLGLEAAGVKTNERGAIMVDEYSRTSAENIYALGDVTDRVQLTPVAIHEAMCFIETEYKKNPTKPDHEMIATAVFSQPEIGTVGLSEEEAAKRYRELEVYRAQFRPLKATLSGRAEKMLMKLIVDAESRKVVGAHILGHDAGEMAQILGITLKAGCTKEDFDRTMAVHPTAAEELVTMYVPSYRIRDGKRV encoded by the coding sequence ATGTCTTCCTATGATTACGACCTCTTCGTCATTGGCGGCGGCTCGGGGGGCGTCAGAAGCGCGCGCGTTGCCGCGTCACTCGGCAAGAAGGTGGCGATCGCCGAGGAATACCGCTACGGCGGCACCTGCGTCATCCGCGGCTGCGTGCCGAAGAAGCTGTTCGTCTATGCGTCGCAGTATCACGAACATTTCGAGGATGCTGCCGGGTTTGGCTGGACGGTCGGGGAAAGCGCTTTCGACTGGAAGAAGCTGATAGCCGCCAAGGACGCCGAAATCGCGCGGCTGGAGGGGCTCTACAAGAAAGGGCTTTCCGGCGCCAATGCGGAAATTCTCGAGACGCGCGCCGAACTTGTCGATGCGCACACGATCCGGCTGGTGAAGACTGGGAAGATTGTGACGGCGAAGACGATCGTGATTGCAACCGGCGGCCGGCCGAACCCGCATGCGGCGCTACCAGGGCACGAGCTTTGCATTTCTTCCAACGAGGCCTTCCATCTCGAAGAGCTCCCGAAGGCGATCGTGATTGCGGGCGGCGGCTATATCGCCGTGGAATTCGCCAATATCTTCCATGGACTGGGCGTCGAGACGACGCTGGTCTATCGCGGTGCCGAAATCCTCTCGCGCTTCGACCAGGATCTGCGCCGCGGCCTGCATGAGGCGATGGTCGCCAAGGGCATCCGTATCCTCTGCCACGACACGCTGGAAATGGTGTCGAAGGGCGCAGACGGGCTTGTCATCGAGACGTTGAACAACGGTACGCTAAATGCCGGGGTCGTGCTGCTGGCGCTCGGGCGCGATCCGAATACCGAAGGCCTCGGGCTTGAGGCGGCCGGCGTGAAGACGAACGAGCGCGGTGCGATCATGGTCGACGAATATTCTCGGACGAGCGCCGAAAACATCTATGCGCTCGGCGATGTCACCGACAGGGTACAGCTGACACCGGTCGCTATCCACGAGGCGATGTGCTTCATCGAGACGGAATACAAGAAAAATCCGACGAAGCCGGATCACGAGATGATCGCCACGGCTGTCTTTTCCCAACCCGAGATCGGCACGGTCGGCCTTTCGGAAGAGGAGGCGGCGAAACGCTACAGGGAGCTCGAAGTCTATCGCGCGCAGTTCCGGCCGCTCAAGGCGACGCTTTCCGGCCGGGCTGAAAAGATGCTTATGAAGCTGATCGTCGATGCCGAAAGCCGCAAAGTCGTCGGCGCCCATATCCTCGGACACGACGCAGGCGAGATGGCGCAGATCCTCGGCATCACGCTGAAAGCCGGATGCACCAAGGAAGATTTCGACCGCACCATGGCCGTGCACCCGACGGCGGCCGAAGAGCTCGTCACGATGTATGTGCCGAGCTATCGCATTCGGGATGGGAAGCGCGTCTAG
- a CDS encoding TadE/TadG family type IV pilus assembly protein yields MKKLARRLAADRSGNFGIMTALLAVPLLGSAGMAIDFAHALSLRTQLYAAADAAAVGAISEKSPAVAKAMTMQGDGTITVGSEDARKLFMGQMAGEASELAVDVEVNVTKTGTVIESRVAFSAAMSTTFMQLLGRESVTVGGAATARYQTPSYMDFYMLLDNTPSMGVAATIEAIENMKNATRFGNAKGKDVKCAFACHIVSEQGVEDKNSYYNVALNNNIPIRIDVVAQATKALMETAEQTQTVKGQFRMAAYTFGKTAQDAQLFKVAELDENLSTIASATEKIKLMSIPYQNYNDDQQTSFDDALTKIEKEIKEIPGQGTSSADRQKIVFFVSDGVGDSYKPHGCTSPKGARNGTRCIEPIDTKFCEDLKKKNIKIAVLYTTYLPLEDNNFWKDWVKPFDGSIAARMQECASPGFFFKVSLTQGIETAMKALFEKIVSTPRLTS; encoded by the coding sequence ATGAAGAAGCTGGCGCGCCGCCTTGCGGCCGATCGTTCGGGAAATTTTGGAATCATGACCGCATTGCTGGCCGTGCCGCTCCTCGGCTCCGCCGGCATGGCGATCGACTTCGCCCACGCACTCAGCCTCAGGACGCAGCTTTATGCGGCAGCGGACGCAGCGGCCGTGGGTGCCATTTCAGAGAAATCGCCGGCGGTGGCCAAAGCCATGACCATGCAGGGTGATGGGACCATCACTGTTGGTTCCGAAGACGCACGAAAGCTTTTCATGGGTCAGATGGCCGGCGAAGCGAGCGAGCTAGCAGTTGACGTCGAGGTCAACGTTACGAAGACCGGCACCGTTATTGAATCTCGCGTGGCCTTCAGTGCGGCTATGTCGACCACCTTCATGCAGCTTCTGGGCCGCGAAAGTGTCACCGTTGGGGGCGCGGCGACGGCGCGATACCAGACACCGTCCTACATGGACTTCTACATGCTGCTGGACAACACGCCCTCCATGGGCGTCGCGGCCACAATAGAGGCCATCGAGAATATGAAAAATGCCACACGGTTTGGCAATGCCAAAGGCAAGGACGTCAAGTGCGCCTTTGCATGTCATATCGTTTCCGAACAAGGTGTCGAAGATAAAAACAGCTACTACAATGTCGCACTGAACAACAACATCCCGATCCGCATTGATGTGGTTGCCCAAGCGACGAAGGCACTAATGGAAACGGCCGAACAAACCCAGACCGTCAAGGGCCAGTTCCGCATGGCCGCTTACACCTTCGGCAAGACAGCCCAGGATGCGCAGCTTTTCAAGGTTGCTGAACTAGACGAAAATCTTTCTACGATCGCGTCGGCGACTGAAAAGATCAAGCTAATGAGCATTCCCTATCAGAACTACAACGACGATCAGCAGACCAGCTTCGACGATGCGCTGACCAAAATCGAAAAAGAGATCAAGGAAATTCCCGGGCAAGGCACGAGTAGCGCTGACCGGCAGAAGATCGTCTTCTTCGTCTCAGATGGTGTTGGTGACAGCTACAAGCCGCACGGCTGCACCAGCCCAAAGGGAGCCAGGAATGGCACCCGTTGCATCGAGCCGATCGATACGAAGTTCTGCGAAGACCTGAAGAAAAAGAATATCAAGATAGCCGTTCTCTATACGACCTATCTGCCCCTGGAGGACAATAACTTCTGGAAAGATTGGGTCAAACCCTTCGACGGCAGCATCGCCGCCCGAATGCAAGAATGTGCAAGCCCCGGCTTCTTTTTTAAGGTATCCCTGACACAGGGCATCGAAACAGCGATGAAGGCGCTCTTCGAGAAGATCGTCAGCACGCCACGCCTCACAAGCTGA
- a CDS encoding class II 3-deoxy-7-phosphoheptulonate synthase, producing the protein MAETWTPNSWRQKPIQQVPDYPDLAALAATEAQLATYPPLVFAGEARRLKKHLANVSEGNGFLLQGGDCAESFAEHGADTIRDFFRAFLQMAVVLTFGAQLPVVKVGRIAGQFAKPRSSGIETQNGVSLASYRGDIVNGIEFTEEARIPNPERQAMAYRQSAATLNLLRAFAMGGYANLENVHQWMLGFVKDSPQGERYRKLADRISETMDFMKAIGITSENHPSLRETDFFTSHEALLLGYEEALTRVDSTSGDWYATSGHMIWIGDRTRQADHAHVEYCRGIKNPIGLKCGPSLQADDLMNLIDILNPANEAGRLTLICRFGHEKVADHLPRLIRAVEREGRKVVWSCDPMHGNTITLNNYKTRPFERILSEVESFFQIHRAEGTHPGGIHIEMTGKDVTECTGGARAVSAEDLQDRYHTHCDPRLNADQALELAFLLAERMKGGRDEKRMAVNA; encoded by the coding sequence ATGGCAGAGACTTGGACCCCGAATAGTTGGAGGCAAAAGCCGATCCAGCAGGTCCCGGATTATCCGGACCTCGCCGCTTTGGCGGCAACGGAAGCCCAGCTCGCCACCTATCCGCCACTCGTCTTTGCGGGTGAGGCCCGCCGTCTGAAGAAGCATCTCGCCAATGTCTCCGAAGGCAACGGTTTCCTGCTACAGGGTGGGGACTGCGCCGAGAGCTTCGCCGAGCATGGCGCAGACACGATCCGCGACTTCTTCCGCGCCTTCCTGCAGATGGCCGTCGTGCTGACGTTCGGCGCGCAACTGCCGGTGGTCAAGGTCGGCCGTATTGCCGGCCAGTTCGCCAAGCCGCGCTCGTCGGGTATCGAAACGCAGAACGGCGTCTCGCTGGCGAGCTACCGCGGCGACATCGTCAACGGCATCGAGTTCACCGAGGAAGCGCGAATTCCGAATCCGGAACGCCAAGCCATGGCCTACCGTCAGTCGGCTGCGACGCTGAACCTGCTGCGCGCCTTTGCGATGGGTGGTTACGCCAATCTCGAGAACGTGCACCAGTGGATGCTCGGCTTCGTCAAGGACAGCCCGCAGGGCGAGCGCTACCGCAAGCTTGCCGACCGCATCAGCGAAACCATGGACTTCATGAAGGCGATCGGCATCACCTCCGAGAACCATCCGAGCCTGCGCGAGACGGATTTCTTCACCAGCCATGAGGCGCTGCTGCTTGGCTATGAAGAAGCGCTGACGCGCGTCGACTCCACCTCCGGCGACTGGTACGCGACGTCGGGCCATATGATCTGGATTGGCGACCGCACGCGCCAGGCCGATCATGCGCATGTCGAATACTGCCGCGGCATCAAGAACCCGATCGGCCTGAAATGCGGCCCGTCGCTCCAGGCTGACGATCTCATGAACCTGATCGACATCCTGAACCCGGCAAACGAAGCCGGCCGCCTGACGCTGATCTGCCGTTTCGGCCACGAAAAGGTTGCCGACCATCTGCCGCGCCTCATCCGTGCGGTCGAGCGCGAAGGCCGCAAGGTCGTCTGGTCCTGCGATCCGATGCACGGCAACACCATCACGCTCAACAATTACAAGACGCGGCCCTTCGAGCGCATCCTGTCGGAAGTCGAAAGCTTCTTCCAGATCCACCGCGCCGAAGGCACGCATCCGGGCGGCATCCATATCGAGATGACCGGCAAGGACGTGACGGAATGCACGGGCGGCGCCCGCGCCGTTTCCGCCGAGGATCTGCAGGATCGCTATCACACGCATTGTGATCCGCGCCTCAATGCCGACCAAGCGCTCGAGCTTGCCTTCCTGCTCGCCGAACGCATGAAGGGCGGCCGCGACGAGAAGCGGATGGCCGTCAACGCCTGA
- a CDS encoding GFA family protein, producing the protein MTKEYTGGCACGAVRFRSTSKPGPVVGCHCSQCRRQTGLYFASSDVSLDGLTIEGENSVRWYQSSEAAERGFCANCGSALFWQRKGSPGVSIMAGAFDQPSGLSFGYHIYCADKGDFYEIKDGAPQYAKGV; encoded by the coding sequence ATGACGAAGGAATATACGGGCGGCTGCGCTTGCGGAGCGGTGAGGTTTCGAAGCACGAGCAAGCCGGGTCCGGTGGTCGGCTGTCATTGTTCGCAGTGCCGGCGGCAGACAGGGCTCTATTTTGCGTCTTCGGATGTCTCCCTGGACGGCCTGACGATCGAAGGCGAGAATTCGGTCCGGTGGTACCAGTCAAGTGAGGCCGCCGAACGCGGCTTCTGTGCAAATTGCGGCTCGGCGCTCTTCTGGCAGCGAAAGGGATCGCCGGGAGTGTCCATCATGGCTGGCGCTTTCGATCAACCGAGCGGGCTTTCCTTCGGCTACCACATCTACTGCGCCGACAAGGGCGATTTCTATGAGATCAAGGACGGCGCACCGCAATACGCCAAGGGCGTTTAA
- a CDS encoding DUF1003 domain-containing protein, protein MHSISNFVHLHFDKPAEELGDIEKRVLRRTHERKVISTDVNAAFSAKASFGERVADGIARVGGSWSFIITFLVFLVVWAAVNTIVLATGAFDPYPFVFLNLILSMLAAIQAPIIMMSQNRQAERDRFEAAKDYEVNLKAELEVLSLHQKIDMHVVTELAALREEVGRLNASLAAKGA, encoded by the coding sequence ATGCATAGTATCTCGAACTTCGTTCATCTGCATTTCGACAAGCCGGCCGAGGAACTTGGCGACATTGAAAAGCGCGTCCTCAGGAGGACGCACGAACGCAAGGTCATCTCGACTGATGTTAACGCCGCCTTCTCTGCGAAGGCATCTTTCGGGGAGCGCGTCGCTGACGGCATCGCAAGGGTTGGTGGCTCCTGGTCCTTCATCATCACTTTCCTCGTTTTTCTTGTAGTTTGGGCGGCGGTTAACACGATCGTCCTCGCGACGGGCGCCTTCGACCCCTACCCCTTCGTCTTCCTGAACCTGATTCTCTCCATGCTCGCCGCCATCCAGGCGCCAATCATCATGATGTCGCAGAACCGGCAGGCAGAGCGCGACCGCTTCGAAGCAGCCAAGGATTACGAAGTGAATCTCAAGGCCGAACTCGAGGTTCTGTCGCTGCACCAGAAAATCGACATGCACGTCGTGACCGAGCTCGCTGCACTGCGCGAGGAGGTCGGTCGCCTGAACGCTTCGCTGGCAGCGAAAGGGGCTTAA
- a CDS encoding LTA synthase family protein has product MIALIMKSAPARKAALLSAGSGSSIQSPAARAAIGILISFSLALLSVGAVEWIARGTLADVGEFLTSTVRPGMTTVTMLTIVMLTLDAAFGRRYQTAFILIPLFLIPAFVSNQKQRFLSDPFYPSDVLYTRQIMELLPVMVRDRPWTAAALLVGIVLFAIGIVFAWRYAWQNFPKLSRQARLRHLCLGLPVIAAFASLMDYSQYSYIRDRLQVVPMMWDQKENYRSNGFILAFLFNIPMADVAAPAGLNADALDAIPSRNYGYLTGPEEKPDIIMLMSESFWDPTRLKNLSFSADPMPNVRAAQSGHVFSPEFGGMTANVEFEALTGFSNAFLPYGSIPYQQYVRSNVPSLATFFRGEGYTARALHPFSGWFWNRNQVYKDFGFEEFRTEETMPPMEKRGIFASDDSLMKEIMREGDGLDNPFFFFAVTLQGHGPYEPYRYARNTIGIRGNLPEADRATLATYTQGIKEADDSLKRLMDWASKRERETIIVLWGDHLPPLGNVYMSTGYMPDQVATRRAPLDVMKREHETPLVIWSNKKGVKQNVGTISPSLISYNLLKFAGFEHPFYTGFLGRVQKKYDIIDRYQLATRDNKATADWARDRKKLDPLVRDYGYLQHDIMFGKARTLERFFPQHDLLGKGS; this is encoded by the coding sequence TTGATCGCGTTGATAATGAAGTCCGCACCGGCCAGAAAAGCAGCACTACTTTCCGCCGGTTCCGGGTCGAGCATACAGTCCCCGGCAGCGCGCGCGGCAATCGGCATTCTAATTTCGTTTTCTCTCGCTTTACTCAGCGTTGGCGCCGTCGAGTGGATTGCGCGCGGTACGCTTGCCGATGTCGGCGAGTTTCTCACATCGACGGTTAGGCCCGGCATGACGACGGTCACCATGCTCACGATCGTGATGCTGACCCTCGATGCCGCATTTGGACGGCGCTACCAGACGGCGTTCATCCTGATACCGCTTTTTCTGATCCCGGCCTTTGTCTCCAATCAGAAGCAGCGCTTTCTCTCCGACCCCTTCTATCCGTCCGACGTGCTCTATACCCGTCAGATCATGGAACTGCTGCCGGTCATGGTGCGCGACAGGCCGTGGACGGCCGCGGCTCTCCTTGTCGGCATCGTACTTTTCGCCATAGGCATCGTTTTCGCCTGGCGTTATGCCTGGCAGAACTTCCCGAAGCTCTCCCGCCAGGCGCGTCTGCGCCACCTCTGCCTCGGGCTTCCGGTGATTGCGGCCTTCGCCTCGCTGATGGACTATTCGCAATATTCCTACATCCGCGACCGGCTGCAGGTGGTGCCGATGATGTGGGACCAGAAGGAGAACTACCGCAGCAACGGCTTCATACTGGCCTTCCTCTTCAATATTCCGATGGCCGATGTCGCGGCACCCGCTGGTCTCAACGCCGATGCACTCGACGCGATCCCCTCGCGCAACTACGGCTATCTGACAGGCCCGGAGGAAAAGCCGGACATCATCATGCTGATGAGCGAGTCCTTTTGGGATCCGACACGGCTCAAGAACCTCTCCTTCAGCGCCGATCCCATGCCGAATGTCCGCGCCGCGCAGTCCGGCCACGTCTTCTCGCCGGAATTCGGCGGCATGACCGCCAATGTCGAATTTGAGGCGCTGACCGGCTTCTCGAACGCCTTCCTGCCTTACGGCAGCATTCCTTACCAGCAATATGTCCGCAGCAACGTGCCTTCGCTTGCCACCTTCTTCCGCGGCGAAGGCTATACCGCCCGCGCCCTGCACCCCTTCAGCGGCTGGTTCTGGAACCGCAATCAGGTCTACAAGGATTTCGGTTTCGAAGAGTTCCGGACCGAAGAAACGATGCCGCCGATGGAAAAGCGCGGCATCTTCGCCTCCGACGACTCCCTAATGAAGGAGATCATGCGCGAGGGCGACGGTCTCGATAATCCGTTTTTTTTCTTCGCCGTCACCTTGCAGGGACATGGGCCTTACGAGCCCTACCGTTATGCCAGGAATACGATCGGCATCCGCGGCAACCTCCCGGAAGCCGACCGCGCGACGCTTGCGACCTATACGCAGGGCATAAAGGAGGCCGACGACAGCCTGAAGAGGCTGATGGACTGGGCCTCGAAGCGCGAGCGCGAAACGATCATCGTCCTTTGGGGCGACCATCTGCCGCCGCTCGGCAACGTCTACATGAGCACAGGCTACATGCCAGACCAGGTCGCAACCCGCAGGGCACCGCTCGATGTGATGAAGCGCGAGCACGAAACGCCGCTTGTCATCTGGTCGAACAAGAAAGGCGTGAAGCAGAATGTCGGCACGATCAGCCCGTCGCTGATCTCCTACAATCTCCTCAAGTTCGCCGGTTTCGAGCATCCCTTCTACACCGGCTTCCTCGGCCGCGTGCAGAAGAAATACGACATCATCGACCGCTACCAGCTGGCAACGCGCGACAACAAGGCGACGGCGGACTGGGCGCGCGACCGGAAAAAGCTCGATCCTCTTGTGCGCGACTACGGCTACCTGCAGCACGATATCATGTTCGGCAAGGCACGCACTCTGGAGCGATTCTTCCCGCAGCACGACCTGCTCGGCAAAGGGTCCTAA
- a CDS encoding NAD+ synthase, which translates to MTQENAPLNTLRIAVAQLNPTVGDVAGNLAKAREARTDAARQGAHLLLLTELFISGYPPEDLVLKPAFLRACLKAVEDLAADTADGGPGVIVGFPRQGKTGRHNSVAVLDGGKILVLRDKIDLPNYGEFDEKRVFSEGSMPGPVNFRGVRLGVPICEEIWNDLGVCETLAESGAEILLVPNGSPYYRGKVDVRHQVALKQVIETGLPLIFANQLGGQDELVFDGASFAFNGDRTLAFQMSQFETALAVTTWKRGEDGWRCAEGPMSRIPELDEADYRACVLGFRDYVNKSGFKNVVLGLSGGIDSAICAAIAVDALGEERVRTVMLPYRYTSSGSLKDAAECAKALGCRYDIVPIEEPVKGFTSALSQLFEGTDSGITEENLQSRARGTILMAISNKFGSMVVTTGNKSEMSVGYATLYGDMNGGFNPIKDLYKMQVYALARWRNSHVPPDALGPSGVVIPQNIIDKAPSAELRPDQTDQDSLPPYPVLDDILECLVEKEMAVEEIVARGHDVATVHRVEHLLYLAEYKRRQSAPGVKITKKNFGRDRRYPITNRFRDR; encoded by the coding sequence ATGACACAGGAAAACGCTCCTTTGAATACGCTCCGGATTGCCGTTGCCCAGTTGAACCCGACCGTCGGCGATGTCGCCGGAAACCTTGCAAAAGCCCGCGAGGCACGCACCGATGCGGCCCGCCAGGGCGCGCATCTGCTGCTTCTGACGGAGCTCTTCATTTCCGGCTATCCGCCGGAAGACCTCGTGCTGAAACCGGCGTTCCTGAGGGCCTGCCTCAAAGCGGTCGAGGACCTCGCCGCCGATACCGCGGACGGCGGACCCGGCGTGATCGTCGGCTTCCCGCGGCAGGGAAAGACGGGGCGGCATAATTCCGTCGCGGTTCTTGACGGCGGCAAGATCCTGGTGCTGCGCGACAAGATCGACCTGCCGAACTACGGCGAGTTTGACGAGAAGCGCGTCTTTTCCGAAGGATCGATGCCGGGGCCGGTGAATTTCCGCGGCGTGCGTCTTGGGGTGCCGATCTGCGAGGAGATCTGGAACGATCTCGGCGTCTGCGAGACGCTCGCCGAAAGTGGTGCCGAAATCCTGCTCGTTCCGAACGGCTCGCCTTACTATCGCGGCAAGGTCGACGTGCGCCATCAGGTGGCGTTGAAGCAGGTGATCGAAACCGGCTTGCCGCTGATCTTCGCCAATCAGCTCGGCGGCCAGGACGAACTCGTCTTCGATGGCGCCAGCTTCGCCTTCAATGGCGACAGGACGCTTGCCTTCCAGATGAGCCAGTTCGAAACGGCGCTGGCTGTAACGACCTGGAAGCGCGGCGAAGACGGCTGGCGCTGCGCCGAAGGCCCGATGTCGCGTATTCCCGAACTCGACGAGGCCGACTATCGCGCCTGCGTGCTTGGCTTCCGCGACTATGTGAACAAGAGCGGCTTCAAGAATGTCGTCCTCGGTCTCTCCGGTGGCATCGACTCGGCGATCTGCGCGGCAATCGCCGTCGATGCGCTCGGCGAGGAACGCGTGCGAACCGTGATGCTGCCGTACCGATATACGTCTTCCGGTTCGCTGAAGGATGCGGCCGAATGCGCCAAGGCGCTCGGATGCCGCTACGATATCGTGCCGATCGAGGAGCCGGTGAAAGGCTTCACCTCGGCGCTGTCGCAGCTGTTCGAAGGAACCGACAGCGGCATTACCGAGGAGAACCTGCAGAGTCGGGCGCGCGGCACGATCTTGATGGCGATTTCCAACAAGTTTGGCTCCATGGTCGTCACGACCGGCAATAAGTCGGAAATGTCGGTCGGCTATGCGACGCTCTACGGCGACATGAACGGCGGCTTCAATCCAATCAAGGACCTCTACAAGATGCAGGTCTATGCGCTGGCGCGCTGGCGCAACAGCCACGTGCCACCGGATGCGCTGGGACCATCCGGCGTTGTGATCCCGCAGAACATCATCGACAAGGCGCCGTCGGCCGAGCTTCGTCCGGACCAGACGGACCAGGATTCATTGCCGCCTTATCCGGTGCTGGACGACATCCTCGAATGCCTCGTCGAGAAGGAGATGGCGGTCGAGGAGATCGTCGCGCGGGGGCATGACGTGGCGACCGTCCATCGCGTCGAGCATCTGCTCTATCTCGCCGAATACAAGCGCCGCCAATCGGCGCCGGGCGTGAAGATCACCAAGAAGAACTTCGGGCGCGATCGCCGCTATCCGATTACCAACCGGTTCCGCGACCGGTAA
- a CDS encoding TolB family protein, whose translation MRSSVETYNIRTGESRIVFQTEKLIEAPNFAPDGGYLLLNGDGLLYRLRPDGIGGLEQVDTDFATACNNDHGISPDGAQIVISDKTEFGKSAIYILPAAGGTLRLITENLPSYWHGWSPDGKDLAYCGIRNDEFDIYTISVDGGPEKRLTHGEGRNDGPDYSADGKWIYFNSSRTGLMQIWRIHPDGTGLEQVTHDNYGSWFAHPSPKNDKVLLLSYDPNVFDHPRDLDVRLRLMDMDGGNLTTLFELFGGQGTINVPCWSPDGDEFAYVRYFPAA comes from the coding sequence ATGCGCAGTTCGGTCGAGACCTACAATATCCGTACCGGCGAAAGCCGGATTGTCTTTCAGACGGAGAAACTGATCGAGGCGCCGAACTTCGCGCCGGACGGCGGATATCTGCTGTTGAACGGCGACGGGTTGCTTTACCGGCTGCGGCCGGATGGCATCGGCGGGCTTGAGCAGGTCGATACGGACTTTGCGACCGCATGCAACAACGATCACGGCATTTCGCCCGACGGGGCGCAAATCGTCATTTCCGACAAGACGGAATTCGGCAAGTCGGCGATCTATATCCTGCCGGCGGCCGGCGGGACGCTGCGGCTGATCACCGAGAATTTGCCTTCCTATTGGCACGGGTGGTCGCCGGACGGGAAGGACCTAGCCTATTGCGGCATCCGCAACGATGAATTCGACATCTATACAATCTCCGTCGATGGCGGCCCCGAGAAGCGGCTGACGCATGGCGAGGGGCGCAACGACGGGCCGGACTATTCGGCTGACGGGAAATGGATCTACTTCAACTCCAGCCGTACCGGGCTCATGCAGATCTGGCGCATCCATCCGGATGGGACGGGTCTTGAGCAGGTGACGCATGACAATTACGGCAGCTGGTTTGCGCATCCTTCGCCAAAGAACGACAAGGTGCTGCTCCTTTCTTATGATCCGAACGTCTTCGATCATCCGCGCGATCTCGATGTACGGCTGCGGCTGATGGATATGGACGGCGGCAACCTGACGACGCTGTTCGAGCTCTTTGGCGGGCAGGGCACGATCAATGTACCTTGCTGGTCACCGGATGGTGACGAATTCGCCTATGTGCGATATTTCCCGGCAGCTTGA